One stretch of Prunus persica cultivar Lovell chromosome G1, Prunus_persica_NCBIv2, whole genome shotgun sequence DNA includes these proteins:
- the LOC109946625 gene encoding uncharacterized protein LOC109946625 has protein sequence MGSNVELVWPEAEVYSSRVNNCSHANSSLAAIRAKLSAEQLEQFKTSCFGHLLNIDKIQFSGQIVHGVVLRRVAGQGVKDLDGLSFLLGCDVAQFTRQDFCLITGLRFGEVPEVSSGESNEIRLQKRYFIDEGITCNALEEAFVRCTEEDDIYKLALVYFAELVVLGRDKHLNINLNYLTLVEDLDAFNRYPWGSVSFDKTQDSLFSAPTKYVKSLENEEGRGKGKSKVTGTSRRNEKGKKDKHGEAQRSGWSFKGFTYAFQIWVYELIPRMADLNYCKVVDPTAVPRILRWRTTTSVPEMRKLNNYFFQSKESVQLRVLRPSEEEMRQPYWSWPQDRPAVVSAESIPSSCGDLDELNKVVLSLSRK, from the exons ATGGGATCCAACGTGGAGCTGGTATGGCCAGAGGCAGAGGTATAttcgtcacgggtgaacaactGCTCACATGCAAATTCATCTCTAGCTGCAATTCGAGCGAAGTTGAGTGCGGAACAATTAGAACAATTCAAGACATCATGCTTTGGCCATCTTCTGAATATAGATAAGATTCAGTTTAGCGGACAGATTGTGCATGGGGTTGTGTTGCGTAGAGTAGCGGGGCAGGGTGTGAAAGACTTGGATGGACTGAGTTTCTTATTAGGGTGTGACGTTGCTCAGTTCACTCGTCAGGATTTCTGTTTGATCACAGGGCTTCGTTTTGGGGAAGTGCCTGAAGTTTCCAGTGGAGAGAGTAATGAAATCAGACTTcagaaaagatattttatagaCGAAGGAATTACATGCAATGCTTTAGAAGAAGCATTTGTGAGGTGCACAGAGGAAGATGACATCTACAAGCTAGCTCTTGTTTACTTTGCTGAGTTAGTGGTTTTGGGAAGGGACAAACATTTGAACATCAATCTAAATTACCTGACCCTTGTAGAGGACTTGGATGCGTTCAACAGGTATCCGTGGGGTTCGGTGTCCTTTGACAAAACCCAAGacagtctattttctgcaccaacaaagtatgtgaaaagcttggaaaatgaagagggaagagggaaggggAAAAGTAAGGTAACGGGAACAAGCCGGAGAAATGAGAAGGGCAAGAAGGATAAGCATGGTGAAGCGCAAAGGAGTGgctggagttttaaaggtttcaCGTATGCTTTCCAG ATTTGGgtatatgaattaattcctAGAATGGCGGACCTGAATTACTGCAAGGTTGTTGATCCGACTGCTGTCCCGCGTATTTTGCGATGGAGAACTACTACGTCTGTTCCAGAGATGAGAAAgttgaacaattattttttccagagcAAAGAG TCAGTTCAGTTGCGGGTGCTACGTCCAAGTGAAGAGGAAATGAGACAGCCATATTGGAGTTGGCCACAGGATCGCCCTGCTGTTGTCTCGGCAGAgtcaattccttcttcatgTGGTGATCTTGATGAGTTGAACAAGGTG GTCCTCAGTTTGAGCAGGAAGTAA
- the LOC109946627 gene encoding uncharacterized protein LOC109946627 encodes MLLGGDIGESTEGTLLEFTVGDIDLDEPTAVLSQLNVWLNDKGKALAQGVQLRKRKRIIPLWKIVEGSELVPKTGAQTTGLKMLDPMKAIPHDDLVKLLKLCWEWRQDPNLVMQFGNVEAEIEFFASLVKADGWLKGDHIDLGLYLIRKRQQQLETDSVEVADWTTTDVFFMYLLCG; translated from the exons aTGTTGCTTGGGGGTGACATTGGCGAGAGCACGGAGGGGACACTGCTCGAGTTTACTGTCGGGGACATTGATTTGGATGAACCTACAGCTGTGCTATCTCAGTTGAACGTGTGGTTGAATGATAAAGGTAAAGCTCTGGCACAAGGGGTCCAATTACGAAAAAGGAAGAGGATCATTCCTTTGTGGAAGATCGTTGAAGGCAGTGAATTGGTTCCAAAAACTGGGGCACAGACAACCGGACTGAAGATGTTAGACCCAATGAAGGCGATTCCGCATGATGATCTGGTGAAATTGCTGAAACTTTGTTGGGAATGGCGCCAGGACCCAAA TTTGGTGATGCAATTTGGCAACGTGGAAGCTGAGATTGAATTCTTCGCTTCCCTCGTGAaagctgatggttggctgAAAGGAGAT CACATTGATTTGGGGTTGTATCTCATCCGGAAGCGACAACAACAATTGGAGACAGATTCGGTAGAAGTAGCGGACTGGACAACGAccgatgttttttttatg tacttgctttgcggataa
- the LOC109946443 gene encoding uncharacterized protein LOC109946443, whose protein sequence is MLTKYKHWVAVMIDLVLCEIKVYDSKVSLIPDDIVKEELGPLSITLPNLLNTIDFYEEGVYANNCSRDWWCPWPIERVDVPQQSNEGDCGMFVLKYIELFSAKLPLATCTSHNMPFFRLKLAAEITRGDAYFP, encoded by the exons ATGTTGACGAAGTACAAGCATTGGGTGGCTGTAATGATTGATCTGGTATTGTGTGAAATCAAAGTGTACGATTCAAAGGTTTCACTAATTCCAGATGACATCGTAAAGGAAGAACTCGGCCCGCTATCAATTACGCTTCCAAATCTTCTCAACACCATCGACTTTTATGAAGAAGGTGTTTATGCAAACAATTGCAGCCGAGATTGGTGGTGTCCGTGGCCAATAGAGCGTGTGGATGTTCCACAACAGTCTAATGA aGGCGATTGTGGCATGTTTGTGTTAAAGTACATTGAGCTTTTCAGCGCTAAGCTTCCGTTAGCTACTTGCACCTCGCACAACATGCCTTTTTTTCGGTTGAAATTGGCTGCGGAGATAACAAGGGGAGATGCTTACTTCCCATGA
- the LOC109946628 gene encoding uncharacterized protein LOC109946628: protein MPEAFIPESAWFQVMLYVAKESSEDLFRMASVCRLFRTLANSPQVWNTISMAKYPYDPIWYGARPAVQHFLQQCRACNNPESIFREAFQDFFRHGKVEALYEMRIAATAGHMEAAYVVGLLGMSGIGQSKEDALQFLCSLNQRNNIDMKGTRDALTGRCRGAFVARHIVDMFDYGKIQFNRCSACNNNEWYFVIPGWPSEDKINHALWTCCNRCKWHRESIFWCKILREYVVRGNHVFLH, encoded by the coding sequence ATGCCCGAAGCTTTCATCCCGGAGTCCGCTTGGTTTCAAGTCATGTTATACGTGGCAAAAGAATCATCGGAAGATCTCTTCCGTATGGCATCTGTGTGCCGATTGTTCCGAACTTTGGCAAACAGTCCACAAGTGTGGAACACCATTTCAATGGCAAAGTACCCATACGATCCTATCTGGTACGGTGCCAGACCTGCGGTCCAGCATTTCTTGCAACAATGCAGGGCTTGCAATAACCCTGAGTCCATATTTAGAGAAGCATTCCAAGATTTTTTCAGGCACGGTAAGGTGGAAGCGTTGTATGAGATGCGCATTGCAGCCACGGCAGGCCATATGGAAGCGGCATATGTAGTTGGACTACTTGGTATGTCCGGAATTGGTCAGTCAAAAGAGGATGCATTACaattcttgtgttctttgaaTCAACGTAACAACATTGATATGAAAGGAACCAGGGATGCTTTAACAGGAAGATGTCGCGGAGCATTTGTTGCAAGACATATCGTAGATATGTTTGACTATGGGAAGATTCAGTTCAATCGGTGCAGTGCTTGTAATAACAATGAatggtattttgttattcCAGGCTGGCCTAGTGAAGACAAGATAAATCATGCGTTGTGGACTTGTTGCAACCGATGCAAATGGCACCGTGAGAGTATTTTTTGGTGCAAAATCCTGCGTGAGTATGTTGTGCGAGGGAATCACGTATTTTTGCATTAG
- the LOC109946631 gene encoding protein FAR1-RELATED SEQUENCE 5-like: MSGGSESDECATANGRVYIPEVRNEETPAVGMKFDSLDLVYNFYNRYAFLAGFGIRLHSSFWGKNKKEILRKEFVCCKQGAYRKDETRERKRQRGISRCNCKAKIVVVKTNGSKKYTISLFAEGHNHKMTPSERMHLLRSHRHISDSTKVLTKQLGSVNIPIHQKVSIFEVQSGGMDKIGFIKKDIYNLECSVNGKLRNHDVELVTEYFMAEQKTNEAFYFKIEGDGHDRFSRCFWADATSRRAYGFYGDVVVFDTTFNTNRYDLTFAPMLGVNNHGQTIVLACAFLSKETTESFVWMFEEFKKAMPGGEPKTIITDQDAAMAIAISIAFPSTFHRLCIWHITSKFSVKLPRDAYKEYWPEFQKAIWDTDNKDEFDAKWNIVVTKAGLTDHPWLSSMFDLRESWVPAYARQFFAAGMSSSQRAEGSHGFFKQYISRRNSFMDFIIRFERALSHQREKELVADHVDAFEVAQSCFLELKTEDACKVVFNVSERKNWETRVAEVVYVKDSDHASCSCKRFEFVGIICKHILALFRRDQIEYMPDKYILKRWKKTAKCGLVSDANGNEIKDCADPGLLIKRSTMSRLASDVVEDALMSEEGCELLSETLKSLQVKLKLLKDGPSNNEVEGSSSQTQYMKDPKRVRCKGRSKGITGAKEKAMKRGIRHCRECGHIGHDRRQCPALNIPTSPSNNDESTPIHRSDPLFDDFDRMHRPTE; the protein is encoded by the exons ATGTCTGGGGGCTCAGAGAGTGATGAATGTGCAACAGCTAATGGGAGGGTTTATATTCCTGAAGtaagaaatgaggaaacaCCAGCAGTTGGGATGAAGTTTGACTCGCTTGACCtcgtttacaatttctataatagATATGCATTCTTGGCTGGCTTTGGTATTCGACTTCATTCTAgcttttgggggaaaaataagaaagagattttgaggaaagaatttgtatgttgcAAACAAGGTGCATACAGGAAGGATGAAACtcgggagagaaaaagacaacGGGGAATAAGTAGATGCAATTGCAAAGCAAAGATTGTGGTTGTGAAGACAAATGGGAGCAAGAAGTATACCATTTCTCTTTTTGCAGAGGGACACAATCATAAGATGACACCCTcagaaagaatgcatttattgAGATCACACCgtcatatttcagattctaCAAAAGTACTCACAAAACAGTTGGGTTCAGTTAATATTCCCATTCATCAGAAGGTAAGTATATTCGAGGTGCAATCCGGAGGAATGGATAAAATCggttttatcaaaaaagataTCTACAATCTTGAATGTAGTGTGAATGGGAAGCTGAGGAACCACGATGTTGAACTAGTGACCGAGTATTTTATGGCTGAACAGAAAACAAATgaggctttttatttcaagattgaGGGAGATGGGCATGACAGGTTTAGTCGATGTTTTTGGGCAGATGCAACTTCTAGACGGGCGTATGGGTTTTATGGAGATGTTGTTGTATTCGATACCACATTCAACACGAATCGATACGACTTGACATTTGCACCAATGTTGGGAGTTAATAACCATGGTCAGACAATTGTGTTAGCATGCGCATTTTTGAGCAAGGAAACGACTGAGTcgtttgtttggatgtttgagGAGTTTAAGAAAGCCATGCCAGGTGGGGAACCTAAAACGATCATTACAGATCAAGATGCGGCAATGGCCATAGCGATTTCAATAGCCTTCCCGAGTACATTTCATCGACTTTGCATATGGCACATCACATCAAAGTTCTCTGTTAAGTTACCACGTGACGCTTATAAGGAGTATTGGCCTGAATTTCAGAAAGCCATATGGGATACTGACAATAAGGATGAGTTTGATGcaaaatggaatattgtggTTACAAAGGCTGGTTTGACTGACCATCCATGGCTAAGttcaatgtttgatttaaGGGAATCTTGGGTTCCAGCCTACGCACGACAATTTTTTGCCGCTGGAATGTCAAGCAGCCAAAGAGCGGAAGGTTctcatggttttttcaagcaataCATATCAAGGAGAAATTCGTTTATGGATTTCATAATACGATTTGAGAGGGCACTTTCTCATCAACGTGAAAAAGAGTTAGTTGCTGATCACGTAGATGCATTTGAAGTGGCTCAAT CATGTTTCCTAGAGCTCAAAACAGAGGATGCGTGTAAAGTTGTGTTCAACGTGAgcgaaaggaaaaattgggaaacaagaGTGGCAGAAGTCGTATATGTCAAAGATTCTGACCACGCATCGTGTAGCTGcaaaagatttgaatttgttggaattatttGCAAGCACATCCTAGCATTGTTCAGAAGGGACCAGATTGAATATATGCccgataaatatattttgaagaggtGGAAGAAAACTGCGAAATGTGGATTGGTGTCAGATGCAAATGGCAACGAAATTAAAGACTGTGCAGATCCTGGCCTTCTAATAAAGCGGAGTACAATGTCTCGACTTGCTTCAGATGTGGTTGAGGATGCATTAATGAGTGAAGAAGGATGTGAGCTACTGTCAGAGACTCTAAAAAGTTTGCaggtgaagttgaagttgctgAAGGATGGACCAAGTAATAACGAAGTTGAAGGGTCCAGctctcaaacacaatataTGAAAGACCCTAAGAGAGTGAGGTGCAAAGGAAGGTCGAAAGGAATAACGGgagcaaaggaaaaggcaatgaAGCGAGGGATTAGACACTGTCGGGAGTGTGGACACATTGGTCATGATAGAAGACAATGCCCAGCCTTGAACATACC GACATCACCGTCGAACAATGACGAATCAACTCCAATACATCGTAGTGACCCATTATTCGATGATTTTGACAGGATGCACAGACCAACTGAATGA